Proteins encoded by one window of Arachis ipaensis cultivar K30076 chromosome B04, Araip1.1, whole genome shotgun sequence:
- the LOC107634943 gene encoding probable methyltransferase PMT15, whose protein sequence is MANNHNNWVSVLVQNLTSKKQTNLLKNLYFLTFTTVLCTLFYLLGLWQHSTTPFSGGTTTTQYLSTTTCPDPAISNSTAASLDFSAHHTIPDPTSTPAREFHAPPCDPSFSEYTPCEDVKRSLSFPRDRLIYRERHCPAPNEILRCRIPAPFGYRIPLRWPESRDAAWYANVPHKELTVEKKNQNWVHYEGDRFRFPGGGTMFPRGASAYIDDIGRLINLRDGSIRTALDTGCGVASWGAYLLSRNILAISFAPRDTHEAQVQFALERGVPALIGVLASIRLPYPSRSFDMAHCSRCLIPWGQYDGIYLTEVDRVLRPGGYWILSGPPINWRTHWKGWERTQESLKEEQDGIERVAKSLCWKKLIQKDDLAIWQKPTNHIHCKITRKVFKNRPFCEAQDPDTAWYTKMDTCLTKLPEVSDIRQVSGGELAKWPERLTAVPPRISSGSLKGITAEMFKENTQLWKKRVAYYKTIDYQLAERGRYRNLLDMNAYLGGFAAALIDDPVWVMNIVPVEAEINTLGAIYERGLIGTYQNWCEAMSTYPRTYDFIHGDSVFSLYQNKCNMEDILLEMDRILRPQGSVILRDDVDVLLKVKRFAEAMQWDARIADHEKGPHQREKILVAVKQYWTAPQPDEDQQRKL, encoded by the exons ATGGCGAATAATCATAATAACTGGGTTTCAGTTCTTGTTCAGAACTTAACCTCCAAGAAACAAACCAATCTTCTCAAAAACCTATACTTTCTCACCTTCACCACCGTGCTCTGCACCCTCTTCTACCTCCTCGGCCTCTGGCAACACTCTACCACCCCTTTCTCCGGCGGAACAACAACCACACAATACCTCTCCACCACCACCTGCCCCGATCCCGCAATCTCCAATTCCACCGCCGCCTCCCTTGACTTCTCCGCGCACCACACCATTCCAGACCCCACTTCCACCCCCGCGCGTGAGTTTCACGCGCCTCCGTGCGATCCTTCTTTCTCCGAGTACACGCCATGCGAGGACGTGAAGCGATCGTTGAGTTTCCCGCGCGACCGACTCATCTACCGGGAGAGGCACTGTCCGGCGCCGAACGAGATTCTCCGGTGCCGAATTCCGGCGCCGTTCGGGTACCGGATACCTCTACGGTGGCCGGAGAGCCGCGATGCGGCGTGGTACGCGAACGTGCCGCACAAGGAGCTCACTGTGGAGAAGAAGAACCAGAATTGGGTTCACTACGAAGGTGACCGGTTCAGGTTCCCCGGTGGTGGGACCATGTTTCCACGTGGCGCAAGCGCCTACATTGATGATATCGGACGGCTCATAAACCTCCGCGATGGGTCCATCAGAACCGCCTTGGACACCGGTTGTGGG GTTGCAAGTTGGGGTGCATATCTTCTGTCACGCAACATTTTAGCAATATCGTTTGCACCAAGGGATACACATGAAGCACAGGTTCAGTTTGCTCTTGAACGTGGAGTTCCTGCATTGATTGGAGTTCTTGCCTCAATTAGGCTTCCTTACCCTTCAAGATCCTTTGACATGGCTCACTGCTCACGTTGCCTCATTCCTTGGGGCCAATATG ATGGAATTTACTTGACCGAAGTCGATAGAGTCCTGCGGCCGGGAGGCTATTGGATCCTATCCGGGCCGCCGATAAACTGGAGGACACACTGGAAAGGTTGGGAAAGGACTCAGGAGAGTCTCAAAGAGGAACAGGATGGGATTGAGAGAGTAGCAAAGAGTCTATGCTGGAAGAAATTGATTCAGAAGGATGATCTCGCCATATGGCAGAAGCCAACCAATCACATTCATTGCAAAATCACTAGGAAGGTCTTCAAGAACAGACCCTTCTGTGAGGCACAGGATCCAGACACTGCATG GTACACTAAAATGGATACATGCTTGACAAAATTACCTGAGGTGAGTGACATTAGACAAGTTAGCGGCGGCGAATTGGCGAAATGGCCTGAGAGACTAACTGCAGTTCCCCCGAGGATTAGCAGCGGAAGTTTGAAGGGAATCACGGCCGAGATGTTCAAGGAAAACACACAGCTATGGAAGAAGAGAGTGGCATACTACAAGACCATAGACTATCAGCTAGCAGAGCGTGGTAGGTACCGCAATCTCCTCGACATGAATGCTTACTTGGGAGGCTTCGCGGCTGCGCTTATCGATGATCCGGTGTGGGTGATGAACATTGTTCCTGTGGAGGCTGAGATCAACACTCTTGGTGCCATATATGAGCGTGGATTGATTGGAACCTATCAAAACTG GTGCGAAGCAATGTCGACTTATCCAAGAACTTATGACTTCATCCATGGTGATTCTGTTTTTAGCCTCTACCAGAACAA GTGCAATATGGAGGACATTCTTCTAGAGATGGACCGGATTCTTCGGCCGCAAGGCAGCGTCATATTGCGCGACGATGTGGATGTGCTGCTAAAGGTGAAGAGATTTGCAGAGGCAATGCAGTGGGATGCGAGAATCGCCGACCACGAAAAGGGGCCTCACCAGAGAGAAAAGATACTAGTAGCAGTGAAGCAGTACTGGACAGCACCACAACCTGATGAAGATCAACAAAGAAAGCTTTAG
- the LOC107634942 gene encoding COP9 signalosome complex subunit 1, which translates to MDADDESSNPMIDEIYANGGSAEGGGGEKRSRRLIISGDQFDIEAYASLYSGRTKIARLLFIADHCGGDNSAMQLEALRMAFDEIKKGENTQLFREVVNKIGGRLGPDYTMDVAWCEAVDRRAEQKKEKLDNELNAYRTNLIKESIRMGYNDFGDFYYAHGQLGEAFKSYVRTRDYCTTSKHIIHMCMSAILVSIEMGQFTHVASYVSKAEQTHEALDQITAAKLRCAAGLANLVSKKYKLAARKFLETAPELGSHYNEVIAPQDVATYGGLCALATFDRTELKAKVIDNINFRNFLELVPEVRELINDFYSSHYASCLEYLANLKANLLLDIHLHDHVETLYDQIRHKALIQYTLPFVSVDLQMMASAFKTTITGLEKELVALITDNQIQARVDSHNKILYARHADQRNATFQRVLETGRVFDRDVRSMLLRTNLIKYDYNARSLSRKL; encoded by the exons ATGGATGCCGACGACGAATCATCCAATCCCATGATCGACGAAATCTACGCCAACGGCGGCTCCGCCGAAGGTGGTGGTGGAGAGAAGCGAAGCCGGCGTCTGATCATCAGCGGCGACCAGTTCGACATCGAGGCATACGCCAGCCTCTACTCCGGCCGCACTAAGATCGCCCGCCTCCTCTTCATCGCCGACCACTGCGGCGGCGACAACTCGGCGATGCAGTTGGAGGCCCTCCGCATGGCTTTCGATGAGATTAAGAAGGGAGAGAATACGCAGCTCTTCAGGGAGGTTGTGAACAAAATTGGTGGGAGATTGGGACCCGATTACACCATGGATGTCGCTTGGTGTGAGGCCGTGGACCGTAGGGCTGAGCAGAAGAAGGAGAAGCTCGACAACGAGCTCAACGCTTATAGG ACGAACTTGATTAAAGAAAGCATAAGAATGGGGTACAACGATTTTGGAGACTTTTATTATGCGCATGGTCAATTGGGGGAAGCTTTTAAGAGTTATGTTCGAACCAGAGATTATTGCACTACGTCAAAGCATATTATTCATATGTGTATGAGTGCTATTTTGGTCAGCATTGAAATGGGTCAGTTTACTCATGTTGCCAGCTATGTTAGCAAGGCAGAACAGACACATGAGGCCCTTGATCAGATTACAGCTGCAAAGCTGCGTTGTGCTGCAGGATTGGCGAATCTAGTGTCGAAGAAGTACAAGCTTGCAGCCCGAAAG TTTCTAGAAACGGCTCCAGAACTGGGGAGTCACTACAACGAAGTAATTGCACCTCAAGATGTTGCAACATACGGAGGACTTTGTGCACTTGCAACATTTGATCGGACAGAGTTGAAG GCCAAAGTTATAGACAATATCAACTTTAGGAATTTCTTGGAGTTAGTGCCTGAAGTAAGAgaattgataaatgatttttaCTCAAG CCATTATGCATCATGCCTAGAGTACCTTGCGAACCTGAAAGCGAATTTATTGCTTGACATACATTTGCATGACCACGTTGAAACACTGTATGATCAAATCCGTCACAAAGCTCTCATTCAGTATACACTCCCATTTGTGTCTGTTGATTTGCAAATGATGGCTAGTGCTTTCAAGACGACTATTACTGGGCTCGAAAAAGAACTCGTGGCTTTGATAACTGATAATCAGATACAG GCTCGAGTTGATTCACACAACAAAATTTTGTATGCAAGGCACGCAGATCAAAGGAATGCCACCTTTCAAAGGGTTCTGGAAACAGGAAGGGTATTTGATAGGGATGTTAGGTCCATGTTGCTGAGAACAAATCTTATCAAGTATGACTATAATGCTAGATCATTAAGTAGGAAACTATGA